One segment of Dolichospermum sp. DET69 DNA contains the following:
- a CDS encoding valine--tRNA ligase, protein MTATIPNLPSLYEAFSTEAKWQKFWEDNQVYKADPNHKGEPYCVVIPPPNVTGSLHMGHAFEGAIIDTLVRYHRMKGRNTLWLPGTDHASIAVQTILEKQLKAEGKTRDDLGREKFLERAWQWKAESGGTIINQLKRLGVSVDWSRERFTLDEGLSKAVLEAFIRLHEEGLIHRSNYLVNWCPASGSAVSDLEVEPKEVNGNLWYFRYPLSDGSGFLEVATTRPETMLGDTGVAVNPTDDRYKHLIGKTLTLPIMNREIPIIGDELVDPTFGTGCVKVTPAHDPNDFEMGKRHDLPFINIMNKDGTLNENAGDFQGQDRFVARKNVVARLEADGVLVKVEEYKHTVPYSDRGKVPVEPLLSTQWFVKIRPLADETLDLLDNQNSPEIVPQRWSKVYRDWLVNLRDWCISRQLWWGHQIPAWYAVSETEGEITDSTPYFVARNEEEALEKAKVQFGEDVKLVQDPDVLDTWFSSGLWPFSTLGWPEETEDLAAYYPTATLVTGFDIIFFWVARMTMMGTHFTGKMPFKTVYIHGLVRDENNKKMSKSANNGIDPLLLIAKYGTDALRYTLIKEVAGAGQDIRLEYDRKKDESISVEASRNFANKLWNAARFVMMNLDGQTPVQLGQPVPTELSDRWILSRFNQVVKQTNHDIGNYGLGEAAKGLYEFIRGDFCDWYIELVKSRLQQDAEPESRKVAQQIIAYILEGILKLLHPFMPHITEEIWQTLTQQPTENPQLLPLQLYPEVDENLIDSALETQFDLLIDTIRTIRNLRAEADIKPGVKITANLQTESESERFILTAGQAYIQDSAKVETLTITDPNAVVISEEIAIVEGGKYWGGIKIIALTVVALIALKVAVFVGNTALDIPVFGTSFEIIGLGYVAWFIFRYILNGEARKELLSKYFPPSEISIEPELPITAPQEQENSIAGVVGTIQVVIPLKGVVDIESVRVKLEKSLQKAETEADSLSARLSNSKFVDKAPVDVVESAKATLAEVQKQAEILRERLRSLV, encoded by the coding sequence ATGACCGCAACTATTCCTAATCTCCCTAGTCTTTACGAAGCCTTTTCCACAGAAGCCAAATGGCAAAAATTCTGGGAAGACAACCAAGTTTACAAAGCTGACCCCAACCACAAGGGTGAACCCTATTGCGTCGTTATCCCTCCACCTAACGTGACTGGCAGTTTGCACATGGGTCACGCCTTTGAAGGGGCTATCATTGATACCCTTGTCCGCTACCACCGCATGAAGGGACGTAATACCCTGTGGCTACCGGGAACTGACCACGCCAGCATTGCAGTCCAAACGATTTTAGAAAAGCAACTCAAAGCTGAAGGGAAAACCCGTGATGATTTAGGGCGCGAAAAGTTCCTAGAACGGGCTTGGCAATGGAAAGCAGAATCCGGTGGCACAATTATTAATCAGTTAAAACGGTTAGGCGTGTCCGTGGACTGGTCACGGGAACGCTTTACTTTAGATGAAGGTTTATCAAAAGCAGTTTTAGAAGCATTTATTCGCCTTCATGAAGAAGGCTTAATTCATCGCAGTAACTATTTAGTCAATTGGTGTCCCGCTTCTGGTTCGGCTGTGTCTGATTTGGAAGTCGAACCCAAAGAGGTAAATGGGAATCTCTGGTATTTCCGTTATCCCCTCAGCGACGGTTCTGGTTTTCTGGAAGTAGCCACAACTCGCCCCGAAACCATGTTAGGTGATACGGGTGTGGCAGTTAATCCCACTGACGACAGATATAAACACCTAATTGGCAAAACTCTGACTTTACCAATTATGAACCGGGAAATCCCCATTATTGGTGATGAATTGGTAGATCCAACTTTTGGTACAGGTTGCGTAAAAGTGACACCGGCACATGACCCCAATGATTTTGAAATGGGGAAACGTCATGATTTGCCGTTCATTAATATTATGAATAAGGACGGCACATTAAATGAAAATGCAGGAGATTTTCAAGGACAAGACCGTTTTGTGGCGCGGAAAAATGTTGTAGCCCGTTTAGAAGCTGATGGCGTTTTAGTCAAGGTTGAGGAATATAAACATACAGTACCTTATAGCGATCGCGGAAAAGTCCCTGTTGAACCCCTACTTTCTACCCAGTGGTTTGTGAAAATCCGCCCTCTGGCTGATGAAACTTTAGATTTGCTCGATAACCAAAATTCCCCCGAAATTGTTCCCCAACGATGGTCTAAAGTTTATCGTGATTGGTTAGTAAATCTGCGTGATTGGTGTATTTCTCGGCAGTTGTGGTGGGGTCATCAAATTCCCGCTTGGTATGCTGTTAGCGAAACTGAAGGAGAAATTACTGACTCTACACCCTATTTTGTTGCCCGTAATGAAGAAGAAGCATTAGAAAAAGCCAAAGTTCAATTTGGGGAAGATGTCAAATTAGTTCAAGACCCCGATGTTTTAGATACTTGGTTTTCTTCGGGATTGTGGCCATTTTCAACTTTAGGTTGGCCGGAAGAAACCGAAGATTTAGCGGCATATTACCCCACAGCTACCCTAGTTACTGGTTTTGATATTATCTTTTTCTGGGTCGCCAGAATGACGATGATGGGAACACATTTTACCGGAAAAATGCCGTTTAAAACTGTGTACATTCATGGTTTGGTGCGGGATGAAAATAATAAGAAAATGTCCAAATCAGCAAATAATGGAATTGACCCTTTATTGTTGATTGCCAAATATGGAACGGATGCTTTACGCTATACCTTAATTAAGGAAGTAGCTGGGGCTGGTCAAGATATTCGTTTAGAATATGACCGCAAAAAAGATGAATCTATTTCGGTAGAAGCTTCTCGCAATTTTGCCAATAAGTTGTGGAATGCTGCGCGATTCGTGATGATGAATTTGGACGGACAAACTCCAGTCCAATTAGGTCAACCAGTTCCCACAGAATTAAGTGATAGATGGATTCTTTCCCGTTTTAATCAAGTTGTCAAACAAACCAACCATGACATTGGTAATTATGGTTTAGGAGAAGCAGCTAAAGGACTTTATGAATTTATTAGAGGTGATTTCTGTGATTGGTATATTGAATTAGTCAAATCCAGATTACAGCAAGATGCAGAACCAGAATCTCGCAAAGTTGCCCAACAAATCATTGCCTACATTTTAGAAGGGATTTTAAAATTACTTCATCCCTTTATGCCTCACATTACTGAGGAAATTTGGCAAACTCTCACCCAACAACCAACAGAAAATCCCCAACTTTTACCTTTACAATTATATCCTGAAGTAGATGAAAATCTCATTGATTCAGCTTTGGAAACCCAGTTTGATTTGTTAATTGACACAATTCGCACAATTCGTAATTTACGAGCAGAAGCAGATATTAAACCAGGGGTAAAAATTACTGCAAATTTGCAAACTGAAAGCGAAAGTGAAAGATTTATTCTCACTGCTGGCCAGGCTTATATTCAAGATTCAGCCAAAGTGGAAACTTTAACAATTACTGATCCTAATGCTGTTGTTATTTCAGAAGAAATTGCTATAGTTGAAGGTGGTAAATATTGGGGTGGGATTAAAATAATTGCTTTAACCGTTGTCGCACTTATCGCTTTGAAAGTAGCTGTATTTGTTGGTAATACTGCTTTAGATATTCCTGTGTTTGGAACTAGCTTTGAAATCATTGGTTTGGGTTATGTTGCTTGGTTTATTTTCCGCTATATACTCAATGGTGAAGCTAGAAAAGAGTTATTGTCCAAATATTTTCCACCCAGTGAAATATCAATTGAACCAGAATTACCTATAACAGCACCCCAGGAACAAGAAAATTCTATTGCTGGTGTTGTCGGTACTATACAGGTAGTAATCCCTTTAAAAGGAGTTGTGGATATTGAATCTGTGCGGGTAAAACTAGAGAAGAGTTTACAAAAAGCTGAAACGGAAGCAGACTCTTTGAGTGCGAGATTAAGTAATTCTAAGTTTGTAGATAAAGCGCCTGTAGATGTAGTTGAGAGTGCTAAGGCTACTTTAGCCGAGGTACAAAAACAAGCAGAAATTTTACGCGAACGTCTGCGTAGTTTAGTATAA
- a CDS encoding transposase, translating to MIVFEAKLEGLDEQYRALDEAIRTARFVRNSCLRYWMDNKGIGRYDLNKFCAVLAANIEFPWVSKLNSMARQASAERAWSAIARFFDNCKKCQPGKKGFPKFKKEQTHGSVEYKTCGWKLSDNRRYITFTDGFEAGTFKLWGTRDLHFYQLKQFKRVRVVRRADGYYAQFCIDQERVERREPTGKTIGIDVGLNHFYTDSNGETVANPRHLRQSEKSLKRWQRRMSKTKKGSQNRVKLRNKLARKHLKVSRQRKDFAVKTARCVVKSYDLVAYEDLKVRNMVRNRHLAKSISDAAWTLFREWVEYFGKVFGAVTVAVPPHFTSQNCSNCGEVVKKTLSIRTHVCPHCGHIQDRDWNAARNILEKGLSTAGHVGTNASGETDQYLSGETPSSKSTRGKRKPKE from the coding sequence ATGATCGTATTTGAGGCAAAACTTGAAGGACTTGACGAGCAGTATCGAGCGCTTGATGAAGCGATTAGAACTGCTCGTTTTGTGCGGAATAGTTGCCTGAGATACTGGATGGACAATAAGGGTATTGGACGCTATGACCTGAATAAATTCTGCGCTGTGCTTGCAGCCAATATTGAGTTTCCTTGGGTATCGAAACTCAACTCGATGGCAAGACAAGCCAGCGCTGAAAGAGCGTGGTCTGCTATTGCTAGGTTTTTTGATAACTGCAAGAAATGCCAACCAGGGAAGAAAGGTTTTCCAAAGTTTAAGAAAGAACAAACACACGGTTCTGTTGAATACAAAACCTGTGGTTGGAAACTTTCTGACAACCGCAGGTACATCACTTTCACCGATGGATTTGAAGCAGGAACATTTAAACTTTGGGGAACTCGTGACCTACATTTCTACCAACTCAAACAGTTTAAAAGAGTGCGGGTTGTGCGTCGTGCTGATGGGTATTATGCCCAGTTTTGCATTGACCAAGAACGAGTAGAAAGGCGTGAACCAACGGGTAAGACTATTGGTATTGATGTGGGATTGAACCATTTCTACACCGATAGTAACGGTGAAACAGTCGCCAATCCTAGACATCTTCGCCAGAGCGAGAAGTCTTTAAAACGATGGCAACGCCGGATGTCCAAGACTAAAAAGGGTTCTCAAAATAGAGTCAAGTTGAGAAATAAACTGGCACGTAAGCACCTCAAAGTAAGTCGCCAACGTAAAGACTTTGCTGTAAAAACAGCAAGGTGCGTAGTGAAGTCTTACGACCTCGTGGCGTATGAAGATTTGAAAGTGCGGAATATGGTAAGGAACAGACACCTTGCCAAGTCGATTAGTGACGCAGCGTGGACTTTGTTCCGTGAATGGGTTGAGTATTTTGGTAAAGTGTTTGGCGCAGTCACGGTTGCGGTGCCGCCTCATTTCACCTCACAAAACTGCTCGAATTGTGGTGAAGTGGTGAAAAAAACCCTGAGCATCAGAACCCATGTATGCCCTCATTGTGGGCATATCCAAGACCGTGATTGGAACGCAGCGCGTAACATATTAGAAAAAGGATTGAGTACGGCGGGTCACGTCGGAACTAACGCCTCGGGAGAGACTGATCAATACTTGAGTGGGGAAACTCCTTCAAGCAAATCAACTCGTGGAAAGAGGAAGCCCAAAGAGTGA
- a CDS encoding SDR family oxidoreductase — translation MRILVTGGAGFIGSHLIDRLMNDGHEVICLDNFYTGKKQNLLPWLDNPNFELIRHDITEPIRLEVDQVYHLACPASPVHYQYNPIKTVKTNVIGTLNMLGLAKRVKARFLLASTSEVYGDPEVHPQTEDYRGSVNPIGIRSCYDEGKRMAETLAFDYYRENKVEIRVARIFNTYGPRMLENDGRVVSNFVAQALRGVPLTVYGEGQQTRSFCYVSDLVNGLMRLMNGEHTGPINLGNPDEYTILELAQAVQNLINPDAQIKFEPLPADDPRRRRPDITKAQTLLNWEPTIPLQDGLKLMIEDFRQRF, via the coding sequence ATGAGAATTTTAGTAACGGGTGGTGCTGGTTTTATTGGTTCTCATCTAATTGACCGATTAATGAATGATGGTCATGAAGTCATCTGCTTAGATAATTTTTATACAGGAAAGAAACAGAATCTCCTCCCATGGTTAGATAATCCTAATTTTGAACTGATTCGTCACGATATCACCGAGCCAATCCGCTTAGAAGTAGATCAAGTTTATCATCTGGCTTGTCCGGCTTCTCCAGTGCATTATCAGTATAACCCAATTAAAACAGTTAAAACTAACGTTATTGGCACACTCAATATGTTGGGGTTAGCTAAACGAGTTAAAGCCAGATTTTTATTAGCTTCCACCAGCGAAGTCTACGGAGATCCAGAAGTTCATCCTCAAACTGAAGATTATCGAGGCAGCGTCAATCCCATTGGGATTCGGTCATGTTATGACGAAGGCAAAAGAATGGCTGAAACCTTGGCATTTGACTATTACAGAGAGAATAAAGTTGAAATTCGCGTCGCCAGAATCTTCAACACTTATGGACCGAGAATGTTGGAAAATGATGGTCGCGTAGTCAGCAATTTTGTGGCGCAAGCATTACGAGGTGTGCCTTTAACTGTTTATGGTGAAGGTCAACAAACCCGGAGTTTTTGTTACGTTTCCGACTTGGTAAATGGGCTAATGCGATTAATGAATGGTGAACATACTGGCCCCATAAATTTGGGTAATCCTGATGAGTACACAATTTTAGAACTAGCTCAGGCTGTGCAAAACTTAATTAACCCAGATGCACAGATTAAGTTTGAACCCCTACCTGCTGATGATCCCCGTCGTCGTCGTCCTGATATTACCAAGGCACAAACTTTGTTAAATTGGGAACCTACTATTCCTCTGCAAGACGGGTTAAAGTTAATGATTGAAGATTTCCGTCAACGTTTCTAA
- a CDS encoding UDP-glucose/GDP-mannose dehydrogenase family protein, protein MRVCVIGTGYVGLVTGACLAHIGHDVICIDNNEEKVKLMKSGQSPIFEPGLSEIMQSAINSGKILFSSDLAAGVHHGEILFIAVGTPPLPNGESDTRYVEAVARGIGENLNGGYKVIVNKSTVPIGSGDWVRMIVLDGIAERQKTLVAAGDTACEEKFSAIANEFDVVSNPEFLREGSAVHDTFNPDRIVLGGNSQQATGMMKELYAPIVERKFAADKSLPPVPVLVTDLSSAEMIKYAANAFLATKISFINEVANICDRVGADVTQVAKGIGLDSRIGSKFLQAGIGWGGSCFPKDVSALIHTADDYGYEAQLMKAAVSVNERQRLIALEKLQQALKILKGKTVGLLGLTFKPDTDDLRDAPALILIEQLNRLGAKVKAYDPIISQTGMRHGLSGVLVETDAERLADGCDALVLVTEWQQFSTLDYGKMAKLMNHAVMIDGRNFLDPQAMTRAGFQYVGVGR, encoded by the coding sequence ATGCGTGTTTGTGTAATCGGTACTGGTTATGTTGGTTTGGTAACAGGTGCTTGTTTGGCTCACATTGGTCATGATGTCATTTGCATAGATAATAACGAAGAAAAAGTTAAATTAATGAAGTCTGGGCAGTCGCCAATTTTCGAGCCAGGACTTTCGGAAATTATGCAGTCTGCCATCAATAGTGGCAAGATTCTATTTTCTAGTGATCTCGCGGCTGGTGTTCATCATGGAGAAATCCTGTTTATTGCGGTGGGAACTCCTCCTTTACCTAATGGTGAAAGCGATACCCGATACGTAGAAGCTGTTGCTCGTGGTATTGGTGAAAATCTCAATGGTGGTTATAAGGTAATTGTTAACAAATCTACCGTTCCCATTGGTTCTGGCGACTGGGTAAGAATGATTGTTTTAGACGGGATTGCTGAACGTCAGAAAACATTGGTGGCTGCTGGTGATACAGCCTGTGAAGAAAAGTTTTCGGCGATCGCTAATGAGTTTGATGTAGTTAGTAATCCAGAGTTTTTACGGGAAGGTTCAGCAGTTCATGATACCTTTAATCCTGATCGGATTGTCTTAGGCGGCAATAGTCAACAAGCCACCGGCATGATGAAAGAACTATATGCCCCAATTGTCGAACGCAAATTTGCGGCTGATAAGTCTTTACCTCCCGTTCCAGTTTTAGTTACAGACTTAAGTTCGGCTGAAATGATCAAATATGCGGCTAATGCTTTTTTAGCTACCAAGATTAGTTTTATTAACGAAGTTGCTAATATATGCGATCGCGTTGGTGCGGATGTTACCCAAGTAGCAAAAGGCATTGGTTTAGATTCCCGCATTGGTAGCAAGTTCTTACAAGCTGGGATTGGTTGGGGTGGTTCATGTTTCCCCAAAGATGTTTCTGCCCTCATTCACACCGCTGATGATTATGGCTATGAAGCCCAACTAATGAAAGCTGCGGTTAGTGTCAACGAACGTCAACGTTTAATCGCCCTAGAAAAGCTCCAACAGGCTCTAAAAATCCTTAAAGGTAAAACGGTGGGACTACTCGGTTTAACCTTCAAACCAGATACCGACGATTTACGGGATGCACCCGCACTCATCTTGATTGAACAACTTAACCGACTGGGAGCTAAAGTCAAGGCTTATGACCCCATTATTTCCCAAACCGGAATGCGTCATGGTCTTTCCGGTGTCTTAGTAGAAACCGATGCCGAAAGACTAGCTGATGGCTGTGATGCTTTGGTACTTGTAACTGAATGGCAACAGTTCAGCACTTTAGATTACGGGAAAATGGCAAAATTAATGAACCACGCCGTCATGATTGATGGTCGTAATTTCCTTGATCCTCAAGCAATGACCAGGGCTGGATTCCAATATGTAGGTGTAGGAAGGTAA
- a CDS encoding DUF2993 domain-containing protein, which yields MFGGLTGLTDPKSTDWGERMLNTVASQTIRHLFTQSESVEVFVRCYPSSKLLQGSIDSFQMNGRGLVIRRDFAVEEMFFETDAVAIDFGSVLSGKLNLKQPTQAVAQVILSEVGINKAFESELVQKRLLNLSEPTLMAISDGEPVSFTEVQVKLLPENRLHLVAKADLNNGELIPLSMTIGIGIERRRRVSFKEPKIELEGVPEVQREISQTLSVALVEILDNMVDLDRFDLDGVKMRLNRLETEGQRLIFSGYAEIERIPHSS from the coding sequence ATGTTCGGCGGACTTACCGGTTTAACAGATCCCAAAAGCACCGATTGGGGAGAGCGAATGCTCAACACAGTCGCCAGCCAAACGATTCGCCACCTGTTTACCCAAAGCGAGTCGGTAGAAGTCTTTGTGCGCTGCTACCCCTCCAGCAAACTGTTGCAAGGCAGCATTGATAGCTTTCAAATGAACGGCCGCGGCTTAGTAATTCGTAGAGACTTCGCAGTTGAGGAAATGTTCTTTGAAACCGATGCTGTAGCCATTGACTTCGGCTCGGTTTTAAGTGGCAAACTTAATCTCAAACAACCCACCCAAGCTGTCGCCCAGGTGATTCTATCAGAAGTAGGCATTAATAAGGCTTTTGAGTCGGAACTGGTGCAAAAGCGCCTGCTGAACCTTTCTGAACCCACTTTGATGGCAATATCCGATGGTGAGCCAGTTTCCTTTACAGAAGTTCAAGTCAAGCTATTACCGGAAAATCGCTTACATCTAGTAGCTAAAGCCGATTTAAACAACGGCGAACTCATACCCCTAAGTATGACCATTGGTATCGGGATTGAAAGAAGAAGGCGGGTTTCTTTCAAAGAACCGAAGATTGAACTTGAGGGAGTTCCAGAAGTACAAAGAGAAATTTCCCAGACTTTAAGTGTGGCATTGGTAGAAATTTTGGATAATATGGTTGATTTAGATCGCTTTGATTTAGATGGGGTAAAAATGCGACTAAATCGTTTAGAAACAGAAGGTCAAAGATTGATTTTTAGCGGTTATGCAGAAATAGAAAGAATTCCTCACAGTTCTTAA
- a CDS encoding alkaline phosphatase: protein MVIKSSSQFRFKRRLLATALIIVVGIFITVTNHSTPAISATKTKNVILMIGDGMGWEMARAGAIAKGYNYNSGKGEGLSFQTLDHYALATTYGTTVAPGDGVFSTGNSALNGSNPMTGASSILPGFKFQPQFNPGNKPSGGAENPQPNAVGNLVGYDPLRGGINPWTPGNDPEYIQHSYPDSANTATTLYTGVKSYNNAISVDIFEKPLETILKTAADHGKSTGIVTSVPVDHATPGAAAANVNRRNKYDSDYPSLDNILQQELRIYQPTVILGGGHPLRGASSQPLPTGVEPPTKFEYITKSTYAELSKNPNRNRYKYTFLERGKDAAKKLAKTAAKLNPNRGDRLLGLYGARGQEGNLPVSTANGDYSNTGLSLFSLFASQGQKPDILRPLLPGETDQSFIAKEINENPTLNDLTKAALTVLSKDKDGFWLMVEGGDIDWAAHDDNLDNMIGTVLDFDKAVKTTIDWIKNNGGWENNLLIVTADHDHYLTLNPNFSELLKEKGTEALTAESDSMKAGHFWGANPKIKYGWGTHTNRPVPVYYQGKGSAVLTNSVGKGFPLYGYNIPGIQGLVDEIHIYQTQRKAL from the coding sequence ATGGTTATTAAATCTAGTTCACAATTCCGATTTAAACGCCGGTTATTGGCCACAGCGTTGATCATTGTAGTTGGTATATTCATCACTGTGACTAACCATTCTACCCCAGCTATATCTGCCACCAAAACCAAAAACGTCATTCTCATGATTGGGGACGGTATGGGCTGGGAAATGGCTCGTGCTGGGGCTATAGCTAAGGGATATAATTACAATTCTGGTAAGGGGGAAGGACTCAGTTTTCAAACTCTGGATCATTACGCCCTTGCTACCACCTATGGTACTACTGTTGCTCCCGGTGATGGAGTTTTCAGCACTGGTAATTCTGCATTGAATGGCTCTAATCCCATGACTGGTGCAAGTTCGATTTTACCAGGCTTTAAATTTCAACCCCAATTTAATCCAGGAAATAAACCATCTGGAGGTGCGGAGAATCCCCAGCCCAATGCAGTGGGTAATTTAGTGGGTTATGATCCTCTCCGTGGAGGGATAAATCCTTGGACACCTGGTAATGATCCTGAATATATCCAGCATAGTTATCCTGATTCTGCAAATACAGCGACTACTTTGTATACGGGAGTAAAAAGTTATAACAATGCTATTTCCGTTGATATATTTGAAAAACCCTTAGAAACTATTCTCAAAACTGCGGCTGATCATGGTAAATCTACAGGGATTGTAACTTCTGTTCCTGTGGATCATGCTACACCAGGAGCAGCAGCAGCTAATGTAAATCGTCGTAATAAATATGATAGTGATTACCCATCTTTGGATAATATTCTCCAGCAGGAACTTCGCATATATCAACCTACTGTAATTCTAGGTGGTGGACATCCACTTAGGGGTGCTAGTAGTCAACCTCTGCCAACGGGTGTAGAACCACCAACTAAATTTGAATATATCACTAAATCAACTTATGCAGAGTTGAGCAAAAACCCCAATCGAAACCGCTATAAGTATACATTTTTAGAACGGGGAAAAGATGCGGCTAAGAAGTTAGCAAAGACTGCCGCTAAATTAAATCCAAATCGGGGCGATCGCTTGCTAGGATTATATGGAGCTAGAGGACAAGAGGGAAATCTGCCTGTAAGTACCGCTAATGGAGATTACAGTAATACAGGTTTGAGTCTCTTTTCCCTATTTGCTTCTCAAGGACAAAAACCGGATATCTTGCGGCCGTTACTTCCTGGAGAAACCGATCAATCTTTTATTGCTAAGGAAATTAATGAAAATCCCACACTCAATGATTTAACTAAAGCCGCTTTAACAGTTTTATCTAAAGACAAAGATGGATTTTGGTTAATGGTAGAAGGTGGTGATATTGATTGGGCTGCCCATGATGATAACTTAGATAATATGATTGGCACAGTATTAGATTTTGATAAAGCTGTAAAAACGACAATTGACTGGATTAAAAATAACGGTGGTTGGGAAAATAATCTGTTGATTGTTACCGCTGATCATGATCATTATCTGACTTTAAATCCCAACTTTTCTGAACTGCTGAAAGAAAAAGGTACGGAAGCTTTAACTGCTGAATCTGATTCTATGAAAGCGGGTCATTTTTGGGGTGCTAATCCTAAGATCAAATATGGTTGGGGAACTCATACTAACCGTCCAGTTCCTGTTTATTATCAAGGTAAAGGTTCAGCAGTTTTAACCAATTCTGTCGGTAAAGGTTTTCCACTTTACGGTTATAATATTCCTGGTATTCAGGGTTTAGTAGATGAAATTCACATTTATCAAACTCAACGGAAAGCACTATAA
- the psb28 gene encoding photosystem II reaction center protein Psb28 gives MAKIQFARGIDEAVVPDVRLTRAKTGESGTATFVFTNPDILAQDGKDEVTGLYLIDEEGEIVIKEVQGKFVNGKPESLEAIYVMKSNDEWDRFMRFMNRYAEDNGLGLSKS, from the coding sequence ATGGCGAAAATTCAGTTTGCTAGAGGTATTGACGAAGCAGTAGTTCCAGATGTCCGGTTGACGAGAGCAAAAACAGGTGAAAGTGGTACAGCAACATTTGTGTTCACCAATCCTGATATTTTGGCACAAGATGGCAAAGATGAAGTTACCGGATTGTATTTAATTGACGAAGAAGGGGAAATAGTTATTAAGGAAGTTCAGGGTAAATTTGTCAACGGTAAACCTGAATCCTTAGAAGCAATTTATGTGATGAAGTCTAATGATGAGTGGGATCGTTTTATGCGCTTCATGAATCGTTATGCTGAGGACAATGGACTAGGATTGAGTAAATCTTAA
- a CDS encoding MogA/MoaB family molybdenum cofactor biosynthesis protein — translation MKFQPHPNTQKISVTCAVITVSDTRSPDTDKSGQLIKELLLADDHTVEFYQIIKDEPREIADQMAVLGKDTHINAVIFNGGTGIAPRDTTYDALEKLLEKTLPGFGELFRFLSYQEIGSRAMASRAVAGIYKNKIIFSLPGSSNAVRLGMEKLILPELVHLVKQVNFLN, via the coding sequence ATGAAATTTCAACCACATCCAAACACACAGAAAATTTCTGTAACCTGTGCGGTAATTACAGTTAGTGATACCCGTTCTCCAGATACAGATAAAAGTGGTCAATTAATTAAAGAACTACTTTTAGCGGATGATCACACAGTGGAATTTTATCAGATTATCAAAGATGAACCAAGAGAGATTGCGGATCAAATGGCAGTTTTAGGTAAAGATACTCATATCAATGCTGTGATTTTTAATGGGGGAACGGGAATTGCTCCTAGGGATACTACCTATGATGCTTTAGAAAAGTTGTTAGAAAAAACCTTACCAGGATTTGGGGAATTATTTCGGTTTTTAAGTTATCAAGAAATTGGTTCCCGCGCTATGGCTTCCCGTGCTGTTGCTGGTATTTATAAAAATAAAATCATTTTTTCTCTTCCTGGTTCTAGTAATGCTGTGCGACTGGGGATGGAAAAGTTGATTTTACCGGAATTGGTGCATTTAGTAAAACAGGTAAATTTTCTGAATTAA